The Deinococcus carri sequence ACCAGGCGGTCGAGGCGGGCAACTTCGACTTTGACGACATGCTGTATGTCCCGGTCGTCCGCAGGCTGCCCGTCCCCCAGTTCGACTTCGTGCTGATCGACGAGGCGCAGGACCTCAGCCCCCTGCAGCTGGAATTCACCCTGAAGACTGTGCGCCCCGGGGGCCGGCAGCTGTTCATGGGCGACCCCCGCCAGAGCATCAACGGCTTCACCGGTGCCGACGCCGACGCGATGAACCGCATCCTCACGCGGATAGGCGGCACCGTCCTCACCCTGCCGGTCACCTACCGCTGCCCGCGCAGCCACGTCGCCCTGGCCAAGAAGCTTGCCCCCGAGATTGAGGCCGCACCCGGCGCCCCGGAGGGACGGGTGTTCGTTATCCCCGACACCGCCCTCCCGAAGTGGATCCAGCCCGGCGACCTGGTGCTCTGCCGCTACAACGCGCCCCTGATCGGGCGCTGCCTGGAAGCCATTCGTGCGGGGAAGCCCGCCGCCCTGCAGGGAAAGGACCTCGGGGGAACGCTGACTGGGCTCGCCCGGCGCGTCTTTCTCCGGGGTCTGACCCACTGGGAGGCGCAGCTCGCGGACCACCGGCGAGCGGAGCGCGAGCGGATCGAGCGCGAGGTGGGGGACGCCACGGCGGCTGCGGCCCTGCTGGCCCAGCGGGAGGACCTCGCCGAATCGCTGGGCCACCTCACCCGGGCGGCGGTGCGGGAGGGGGCGCGCGACCTCCAGGGGCTGGCCGAGTTCATGGCGGCCTTTTTCGCGCGGAGCCACCAGACCATCACCTTCTCCACTGTCCACGGGGCGAAGGGGCGGGAGGCGGACCGGGTGTTCGTGCTCCATCCCCACCTGATGCCCGCCGTCTATGCCCGGACGCCGGAGGCCGTCATCGGCGAAGCCTGCGTGCAGTTCGTGGCCCTGACCCGCGCGCGGCGCGACCTGATCTTCGTGGAGGAGGCCGGACAGGCGCCGCCACCCCTACGCCGGGGGCGCCGATGACGGCCGTGCCTTTCGCGCTGGATGCGACGGCGAATGTGGTGACTGCGCTGACCGCCCCGCGCGGTGCCCGCTACACCTGCCTGGAGTGCAGCGCCCCTCTGGGCGTGCGCCGCGGCGAGGAGCGCCGCTGGCACTTCTTCCACCTGCCCGGCTTCGAGCGGGACTGCGGGGGCGAGAGCGTGACCCACCGGGCGGCCAAGCAGCTGCTGGCCCAGGCGCTGCGGCGCGAGCTGGAAGAGACTGGGCACGTGACCTGGCAGCAGCGCTGCGCCGGTGTGAAAGGCCGCTGCCGGGACAGCGCCCTGCTACCGCGTTCCTTCCGCCCGGTGGGCTGGACCGCTGTGGTGGAAGAAGCCACCCACGGTGACTTCCGCTTCGATGTAGCGGTAGTGGCGGGAAAGCGCGTGCTCTTCGGCCTAGAGGTGTTCTTTAGGCATGCGGTGCCCGAAGCGAAGGCCGCGGCCTTGGACGTCCCCTGGCTGGAACTGCTCGCCGAGGACCTGCTGGCCCACCGGCCCCGGGTGCCGGTCCGGGGGGACGACGGGGCAGCCCAGTGCCCAGCTTGCCAGGAGCGGGCTCGGTTGCTCGAGCAGCGCGCTGAGGACGATGCCGTGCGAGGCGCCGTCACGGGCGCTTTTGAAGACGAGGCCCAGCGAGTCGCGGACACCTGGGCGGCGGTGCTGCGCGAGGCCCGGGCGAAGGCTGAGGTTGCAGCCAAGCGGACCCGGACTGCCAGCGCGCCAGCGGCGCCGCAGGAGACGCGAGAGGGGCAGGCTCCAGCCTCGAAGCAGAGGCCCTTGGTGGTTGAGGACGAGACGGCCCGCGCCCGGCGCGAGCAATGGGCAACCATGCAGGCATGGGTGAACGAGCGTAAGAACTCTGGGTGATGTGCTCAGAGAGCTTTTGGCGATAGGGCTTGGCGTACAGACCAGCGCTGTGCTGCCTGTATTGCTCGCTCCGGCGCCTACAGCGTTACATGACGCGTCAGGATTAAATCCACTTCACCGGGCTTGGATTCCCGGTCGCCGAACAGGCGGGTCTGCGTCGGATCCTTAAAAGGGCTCGCATTTTCCTCCATATTCCACTCTGGAAAGACTGTGCTCAGCACGCTTTTTGTGGTGTCCAACGTGAATTTCCGGGCGTCTGTCCGAACTACGATGGTGGCGTCAGGCTTCAGCAGCCGTCTCGAAATTGCAAAAATGTCCAGCAGTAGCTGGCGGTAATCCTCCTGATTGGCAAAATCCCGTTCATGCTTGTTCGATCCCCGGGTAGTGTTCGACCAGGGGCCACCGAGCATCCAGCGACGAAGCCACTGGTCGCGGTTGTAGTTCACCAGCCCGTAGTAAGGCGGCGAGGTCAGCAGCAGCTGGTGCTTGGCCTCGATCCGAGGCTTCAGGCGCTTGAGAGTCTCAGTGGAGTCACCGAACAAGGCCCGGGTCTGCCGGTCGCCTGTGATCACGCCGAACTTGTAGCGCCATTCAATCTTGCGCTGCAGCATGGCACCGACATCCTTGTTCCGTGGAACCAGGCCCTTTTCGCGCCACCAGGCCACAGAATAGTCAGGGCTCATGCTTTTGGTCTGACGCATCTGGTTCGAGAACGATTTCTCTTCGTTCCCATGCAGGTCAAGCAGAATAAGGGCCATTAGGCTGCGGTCGGTGGCATTTTCCTGCCAGTCCAGATGTTCGCGTGCCACCAGCAAGAATTTCAGAACCTCAGGATGGAAGGCCCACTCAAAGAACTCCGGGATCGCTTCGGGCAGATCCGTGACCTCCTCGATCCGGAAGGCTGGAACCAGGCGAATGATTTCCTCGAGACGCGCCAGAACAGCATCCTTGGGCGCCGCCTGCAACTTGGTCGCCGCGTAGATCCAGGCTACCGGGTTGATCTCACTGCCCAAGCCGATGCGCCCCAATGCGCTGGCCGCAGCCAGGGTCGTGCCCCGGCCCATGAAGGGGTCCAGCACCCGATCCCCTGGCCTGGTGTAACGCTGGATCATTTCGTAGGCGAAGTCCAGCGGGAACATGGCATACCACGGCCCTAGCCGAATCCAGCGTGCCTCCACGGTGGCAGAGTTCGGCTTGGGCGCTGGCAGCAGGCGGCGTTCGCCTGGAGCAGATGGGTGCGCTGCGGCGCCTTCGCTTGAGTGATCGGGCAGGGTTGCCAGGGTCATGCTTTTCGCCCTGCTTTCTGATGCTCAAGCAAAAAGCGCTTGAGGACGCTCTCATTGGCACGGGCAGGGAGCGAAGCCTCGGCGTGTGCGACCACGAGCGGAATCGTAGCATCGCGAAAGGCATTCGAGACCAGCGCGTCAAGCAACGAAAGCATGGTGCCCAGATTGTTGAAATGATCGCAGCAAGCTTCGGCCTTCATATCATCGTCGCCGTCTTTAAGGAATGCTGGCATAGCAGTGATCAGGGCACCTGAAGTTGTCTTGTACAGCACCTTGCGGCCATAGTGGCTCGTCTCGCCGTACGCCTTGTAGGGTCCAGTGCCTGGAGGTTCGTATTTGAAGATGATGTTCTTCTTTGTGTATGCGTCATTCACCAAGATGACCCGTCCTGCCTCCAGGTGACCCTTCTGCGTCAACTTTCGCGGATCAGGCCGCTCGTCTGCGGATCTCGGCGTCTTCTGAACCCGTTGATCCAGGAGCTTGAGGTGCTCCTGGAACATTCCAGTCTTCTCGATGCCAAAGATGATGGGTGTGACCCCAGAAGCTCGCCGGCTGGCTTCAGCCAGTCGAAGGAACTCCTTCTTGATGCTCATGGCCAACCAAGCGGGATGGCCACTGACCGCTAGGGGACCATCCATGACAAAAGCGACATCCTGGATGGAGTCCCACATGTTCTTGCGCTCGAAGTACCGTAGGTAATTCACCAGCACCAAGTGCTCCACCACGCTACGGCATTCAGTGATGACGGTCTGGTTGCTTCCAGCGTCCATGAAGCTCTCGTGGATGCGCAAGGCATCTGTTGAGAACAGCTCTTTTGTGCTGCAAGCGCAAGCGTAGGCGCCCTTTGCCTGGTGATACTTATGGCCCTTGTCAGGCTCAGTGCAGCTGCCCAGCAGAGGACAGCCCAGCTTCTCCGCGCCCTGATCATCGCGCAGGCCCAGGAGGACCTCGTAGGTCTCCAGCAAGCTCTCCCCGTCCTCTGCTAGGCGCTTTTCGCCCAGCACACGGAAGAACTCACTGCGGAAGCTCTCACGCGCATCTCCGCACTCATCCAAGACCATGTTCGTGGAAGGCAGGAACACTTCAATGCCGTGCGGATCATGCAAATTGCGGAACTTCCGTGGGTCGGGGACGCCCCTGACCCGGGCATCGCGCAACTTATGCAGGTCGATCATGACGCTGGCCACGGTGACTACGCCCACTTCGGCGCCAGGAAAGCCCTCCTCGATCTGCACTGCCCCCTGGGAGCCGTCAATCGCGATGACAAAGCGTGGGAGTGCGGCGGGGTCCGGTCGCTCAATCGCAATGCCGCTTGATCCCTGCGGAGGTTCAGATGGGGCGCGGTTCTGGAGCCGGCTTTTGAGCTTCTCGGCTTCGCCGCTGCTGAGCAGTCGCTTCAGGCTGGTGGTGACGCCCGCCCGTTCACCTTCATGCGGCATCAGTTGCCCTCAGCTACCGTGGCGCCCGGCGCGGGTGCACTGCTGGTCGTCAGGTCGAACTTGCGCATCTGCACCGGGATGGTGAAGACGTTCGTGCGGGTGCGCATGCGGATAAAGCCCTTATTCGGCGCGCGCTGGATGGAATCCGCGAAGTCCTCGAAATCATAATATTTGCTGATTTCTCTGATTTCCTCGCTGTTGTTCAGGTGGGCGATGAACCAGTTGGCCGTGTTCTTGAGGATGTTGCTTTGCAGCGCACTTACTTCCTGCGTGGCGTAGACCAGCCCCAGATTCAGCTTCGCGCCTTCCTTGGCCAGCCGAGCCCAGACGTTGACCTCACCTTCGGCACTCTTCTTGGGCAGCAGGTTGTGCGCTTCTTCGACGTAGACCAGGATGGCGGGCGGCGGATCCCCTTGTCCGAACGTCTCCATGTGGCTGCGCAGCAGCTTCCACATCACGCGCTCCGCGACCGCCCGGTTCGCCAGTTCCTCGCCGAGCGACTGATCGAGAATGACCAGCTTCCCGTCAAGGAGGTCGTCGTAGATCATGTCGGCATAGTCCTTGCTCGACGCAGGCGCGTGATTGGGGTAAAGGCGCCCGGCGAGGCGGGGCCCATTGCTGTAGCGGAACATGCCAAGGATGTTCTACAGGGTGCTGTCATGCCAGGAGCGGCCTTCGTGGTCCTCTCTGTACTTCCTGTTGAAATCGGCGTATTCAGGGCGCTCAAGGAATTTGTCCAGCCCCTTAAAAGCGATGGCTAAGTCATTCCAGCTCGGGCTTGGGGTCACCTTCGGGTCCAAGATGTCGGCAGCTTCCTCGAATTCCTGCTGCAGCGCTGCTTCCTTGGGGTCCAGAGGCGTGCGCATGGCATCCCGAAGCTCTTTGCTGAACAGGTTCTTGGTGCTGGGTCTGAAAGGGGCATCCAGGCCGCCTTCGGCCAGTAGGGCACGGTAGACCAGCAGGCTGCGGATATAACGGACGCCGCGGCCATACGCTTCGTCAGGTGGGAACATGGTCAGGTCAGGGGGCGCCAGGTCGGTGCCAATGAAGTTCCCGATGTACTTGGTCTCCTTGGAGGGGGCCAGAAGCTCGTTCAGGATGGCCTTGCCAATCAGCAGCATCTGGGTCTTTTCCTGCAGTACCGTGTAGGCATCCTCCTGGGCCTTCTGAATGTTGCTGGCTACACCTGACTTTTCTGCCGTCTTGATCCCCAACATGTCAGTCATGGCGAGCTGATCGCCGAACACGTTGATCTTCATCAGGCGCCGATCGGGATCTTTGGGGTGCGGAAGGGTGCCGTAGGTCACGACCTCTGCGGCTTTGGTCAGGCCCAGATGCCGATGGATGTTCTTCAGCGCGCTGGGGTTGAGGTTGGTTCCGTCTTGCACGTTCTCGTTGGCGTATTCCCCGTTGGGGTCGAAGATGAGCTGGCCAATCCGATTGCTTTTGGCCCGCGCTGCCGCTTGTTCTGGGGTGTCGCTTGCATCGGTCGGCACCGGCATGGCGCGGAGCTCGTAGATGGCCTGCGCGATGATTTTGGTGGTATTGGATTTGCCGCTGCGGGTCATGCCGAACAGGGCAGTCTTCTGACCGATGAGGTCGGCGGGGGTGATACTGATGTCGACCCCGTCGCTGCTCAGGTTCCGGCGGGTGCTGCCATATCGCAGGCTCGCGATGGAGACCGTATGGTCGCCCAGCGGATGGTCACTGCGGAATTCAGGGTCGCGATAATTCACGAGCTGCTTAAGCGCGTCGGCAGAGGGCTTGTAGATCTTCATGCCTCGGCCGGAGTAGAAGTTGTCAATGTCGGTACCCAGGCGCAACTGGAGACCATCAGGCGCGGTGGCGCTCTCCTCGATGTAGAGGGTGCCCAGCACACGGCACCGCAGGCCGCTGAACGAGAGGTTGTTATGGGTGTATTCGTCGACTTCGGTCTCCCACGCCGAGTCACCCTGCATCGCCCGAGCCACGGCGTCCGCGCGCTGGTCTTGCCGCTCCCCATCACGGGGAAGCGAGGTGGGTCCCATCACTCGCAACAGCACGATCTCGCTGTCCTCGTCATCGAAGGGCAGAGCACTCTGGTCAGGTGAGACGCGCGTGGCGATCAGGAAGGCGCCCTGCGGGATGCCGCCGACATCCCGCCGGAAGCTGTCGTGCACTTGAGCGATGAACTCGTTGAAGCCGACGGAAAAGACTTCGCCAACGTACCGGTCGGCCTGAATGAGGCTGTTGAACATCAGAGCCGCTAGGGCCTGCTTCTTAGCCACCAGCTTTTCGGTGTGGTGCTCCGTGAGGGTAGAGAGGGGACTATTCATGCACGAGCTCCTTCTAGGTCCAGCTGGGCTGCAGGCGTCAGAATCGATGTCATCTGGCTTCAGAAAATTCTAATGCTTAAGGGCTTGGTCTGTAGCCCCAGATGGGTTAGGACGCATCCTTCGGAACCCCACTGGTCGGGGAGCAAGCTCCACCGAAATTGATGCTGTGTGGACAGCCCTTGGAAAATTGCACCGGTACCCCCGATGGATGGGGCGATCTTCCCGCGAACTAAGACACTGTCAGTCATCTGCGTACTCCCACGAGAACGCCACACAGCCGCCAGCCGCTACCCGCGCTTCAAATTGCTGGATGGCTTCCGGGGTGAAATACGCACGCAGAAGCGCTTGGCTGACGCCTTCGCGGATCGTCACTTTCGGACAGAGCAGCGCCCAGGACAGTGGGTCATGTTCATAGAACAGGGCACCGAACGCTTCCGCTGCTGAGTTCACACTGGGTGTCTGGATCACCAGCAGCTGCTGGACCTCACCTGCACCCGGCACGCTTAGGCGCAAGCACAACGTGTATGTCCTCTGTCGCGTAGCACTGCTCATTCCGGGTCGTACGAGCAGCTCAAGCTGAAGTTCAAGCTGTCGGAGGCCAGTGCCAACGCTTCCAGGCGATCTAGCGCCCCCGCTGTGCACCAGTGCCGCAACGGCTCACGGGCCACGCCTTGCCGGACCGTCGGCCAGAACGTCGTGGGCTGCCGCTCTCCACGGTAGAAGGCATTCCAGAACAGTTCGATTGCCTCCTCTTCACTCTGCGCAGAGGCCACCAGCACTTGCAGCAGGACGCCCTCACCGGTGGCGAAATGGTTCAAGGACACTGTGTAGACCGCGAACTCGCCCATACCGCTCCTTCTCCGCCCATAGGTGGATACTTCCGCATCCGGCCAGTGCCAACCAATAGGCCGAGCTCAGGTGGCGAAAAAGCTGCCGCCCGCTGCAGCCAGACGGCAGACCAGGCGAACCCGCGGGTCCCCGGGGTTCCAGTCGCCCTGCAAGATGTCGCGGGGGGACTCGCCGCGCAGCGTGTAGCGGGCCCGCTCGAACCATTGGCGGATCCCACTGTCGGTGTGGGTCGCGCGCAGGTTCGTGACGATCTGCCCCAGCGTCGCCTGACGGGCCAAGCCTGCTGGCGAACACGCCTCCCGCCCCCCGAGCAACGCGGTCAGCAGCTCATCGCCCAGCAGGGCGCGCAATTCATCGCCCCGGGGCAGGTCGTCGGCCGCGTGGGGTCCACTGGGCTGGCCCCGGAACGCCTCACGCAGGGCGGGGTGACACGCTTCCCGGAAGGTGACGTCTCGCAAGGCGCTCTGGAGCCGCCAGCGCAGCAGCGCCCGCGTCAGTCCTTCGCCGGGCGGCTGCGCCTCACACGTCCACAACCGCAACAAGGGGAGCCCGGCCACTCTCAGAATCCGGTCCTTGCGCACGTCGCGCTCCAGCTGGGGACTGCGCTCGTGCTGCGGGCCATCCAGTTCCAGAACCAGCAACGGCTGCTCGGTCTCGACATGTTCGACGACCAGGTCCACGTGAACGCTGGCGTTGGCCAGGAACGTGCGGTCGGCTTCATCGAGCAGTCCGTTCATGACCTGAACATCCAGCACCTGGCGCAGGGGCACCCGGGGCCGGACCACATGGGGCGCAAAGACCTCGCGGCAGAGTAAGCGCAGCACCCGCTCCCCGGCATGCGGAGCAGGGCAACGCACTGTGTCCTCACTTCTCAGCACCACCCGGGCCCCGACCGCTGAATTCAGGTCGCGCTGCACCCGGGACCGCAGCTCGTCCAGCAGCGCACAGCGCCCGGGCAGCAGGTGCACCATTCCCCCGGCTGCAAGGGCAGCCAGCCGGGCCTGGAGCGCACCATCCGGAAGATCCAGGGCCCCCGCGAGCGTTCCCATATCAGCGCTGCCCCCGTGGGCTTCCAGCACCATCAACACCTGCTGGTCCGCGGGCACCAGTTCGGCGTAGCGCACCGCCGGGGAGGGCATGGGCTTCGGCGGAACCACGCGCAGAGACTCGCGCGGCGGTGCGGTGGGCTGGGCCGTCATGGTCTACTCCCCGTTCTGCGTGCGCCGGCTGCGGCCGGCGCCGATGTGTCCCACCATGCAGCCCTGGATCAGCACCTCTTCCACTTTGAAGGTCATGGGGCCGTACTCGGGGTTCTCGCTGGTCAGCGTGACCGTGCCGTTGTTGCGGTGCCAGCGCTTCAGCGTCGCGGTGTTCTCAGTCGGAAGGGTCACCAGCATGATCTCGCCGCTCAAGGGTTCCTCCTGCTGGGGCCGGATGGCCACCAGAGCTCCGGGATAGATGCCGATGCCCGTCATGCTGTCGCCACGCACTTTCAGCAGGAAGTCGCCCTCACGCAGGTCCAGCACGTCCTGCAACCGGGTGGCATAGGCCTCCACCTGCCCGTCGGCCAGCGTGGGCTGCCCGGCGGCGATCTCACCAAGAATTGGGAAGCGCAGGTCGACGCTGGCCGCGCGGGGCACCTGCGAGACCCGCCAGCCCGCCTCGCTCAGCCGAATCGGGGTGGTGAAGCGCTCGGCAGGGTTGTAGACGATCAGGCCGCGCTCCTGCAGCTTGCGCACGTACCCCCAGATGTTCTGCCGGGGAAGGTGCAGCGCTTCACCGACGCGCTGGATGGTCACCAGCTCGCCCGCATTCTCCAGCTCGGCGATCTTGTGCAGTACATCCCGCGGCCGTCCGGTCAATTCATCCTGAGTCATATGACACCTGTCACAGTGTGCGTCCTGGGGTTCTGAAAAAGCAAGAGCGGGCAGCCTCCCAGGGTTGCCCGCACGCCTTGCAGGCTTTCAGCCCAGTCCGGCCTGCACCTCCTCCGCCAGCCGTTCCAGGGCCGGTCGCAGCCTCTCCAGGTCCCCGTCCCGGAAGCGGCGGTACACCTCACGGTGCGATTCCCGTTGCGTGCTGTTCCGGGACGACAGCGCCGGCGAATTCTTTGCATCCCGCAGCGTGAGCTGCGACCAGACCCAGGCAGCCGCGTTGCGTCGCCTGACGGGCGTGCCGGCCAGCCCGGTGACGCCCAACCCGGCCCACTGCTGCGGGGTCAATTCCCGGAAGTCGGCCAGCAGGCGGCGCCGGGCGCTGTAGTCCACCCGGTCCGGCCGGACTGAGAGCTCCGCCGCCACGGCGCGCACCTGCTCGTCAAAGGCGGCGGTGTGCCCCCGGCTGCGCACCACGCCCATCGCCTTGTTGTACAGGCCACCCGCGTGCGAGGGGGGCAGGCCCAGCGCCCGCGCCGCCCCCACCCGGTCCAGCGAGGACACGAGCTGCACCAGCACCATCGAGACGAAGCGGCGCCCCGAGGTCTCCGTCAGGTCGCTCTCTGTCAGGAAGAGAGCAAAGCGCTCCCGGTAGACCTTCGGCCACAGCTCGGGGGGCACATGGTCCGGGGTGAAGGCATAGGCCGGCCGGGCGTGGGCGTCGCGGCCCAGCCGGCGCCGCAGGTGGGATCGGTCCGCGAGGGAGGCGTCGTAGGCTCCGGCGAGCATCCCCCCGAAGTGGAAGTAGGTGGCGAGCTGCCGGACCTGGCTGCCCTTCACCTCCCGGGCGCGGGCCGCCAGGGGTGCCAGGCGCCCGGCCATATCCGCCGCGTTCCCGGATCGGCATGCTCCTCGAAGGCCGCCTGCACCTCGGCCTGCAGCGCTCCCAGGTCCGTGGGCTGTGCCACATGGAGCGCCAGACTGACCAGTGAGCGCAGGTGACCGAAGATCTCCAGCGGCGGGGTGGGCTGGCCAGCCACCGGCAGCCCTTCGCCGGCGAGCAGCCGGTTCACCGTGCGCTGCGCGTCCAGCAGACGACGCTGGGTCACCGCGGTGGTGGGAACCTGGGTGAGGTCCCAGCCGCAGGAGGCCGAGACGCCCGGGCTGCTGCGGCCCTGCGGGGCAGGATTCATGCAGATGCCGGGCCGGGCCGCGTGGGTGCGGAAGCGTGGCATGGCCCCCAGTTCTGTACGCTGATCGCCCGGGCGCTTCCCGCAGCCCGGGCAGACCCCAGCAGGAAGCGCTGGTGGGTCAAGCACAGAAAGGTCCAGGGCAGCTTCCAGGCGAGCAGCCAGGCCCGGGTGAGGGGGTCCCCATCCGGCCACGGGGTGGCCGCGGGCTGGGCCAGGCAACAGGGACCGACGTGGGTGCCGGTCAGGTAGACCCAGTTCGCATGCCCGGTTCGGCGCGCAAAGTCGGAGCTGGCGGGGTCCAGGTCGGGCAGCTCCAGACAGACGCCCACGTAGTGGGTGAGCAGCAGGGCAGCCACGGTCTGTTCGTTCAGGCGGGTCACCCGGGCGAAGGTGCTCCGGTGCTCCGGGGTCAGCATCAGCCCGTAGCCGGGCAGGAAGGCCCGGTGGTCCTCCTGCGGCAGCAGGCCGATGCGGGCCAGCATCGTGGTGGGTGACATCTCCAGGATGCGCGGCTGAAAGGCGCACAGGCGCCCCACATAGCTTGCAAAGCTCTCGCCAGGAACCGGGAGACAGCGCATGGGCAGCGGTCGGCCAGCCCCGGTTGGCGCTGGGCGCAGGCGCCAGCCGGTCATGCGGCCTTCCTGGTGCTGCTCTTCTCGGCGTTGTAGTCCGCCGTGGTGAGGTCGATCAGCTTACGGCTGACCTGCTCATGCTCGGTCGCCACGGCTTTCAGGGCCACCCGGCGGATCAGCGACATGAACGAGCCGATGCCGCCCTGGGTGCGGTTCCACAGGTAGTCTTTCAGGCGCAGCAGGCGGCCGGGCTGGTGGTGAAGCAGCACCAGCTGACCATCGGCCCAGCTCACCAGATCGATCCACTCCGGGCTGCCCTTGGCAAAGCGGCCCACCGGCAGCACCGTGGTGCGGCCCCCAGTCTGGCCAACCTCGATTCTGTCCTTGTGGCGCAGGGCCTCGAACAGGTCGGTCTTCTCCAGGTCGATGCCGACCATCAGCAGCATGACGGGGGCCCGGCTGCTGAGGGCCTTGAGGTAGCTGTGCACGCCCTCGGTATTGCGCCGTCCGGGCCGCAGCAGATGCACGTCGTCGAGAATGACCAGTCGCACGCCATGCCGGCGCAGGGCCTCGGCCACGGCCAGTTCGAGGTCGCCCTTCCGGTACTGCTTGCTGACCGAGATGGGTGTGCCCAGGAACAGCAGGATCTGCCGGTTGAGCGTCTCGGTCGTCGTCTCCGAGGTGATGGACAGGTAGACCACCGGCTGGAACTCGTCGAGGTCCTGAAGATCGATGCCGCGTTCTTCCAGCAGGACGCGCACGTCTCGACCGAAGTCGCGCCCCAGGAGCTGGGCGATGGTGGTCTTGCCCAGGGTGGGCGGACCGCTCAGGGCCACGTGATCCTTCACCGGGTCATGGCTGTAGAAATTCTTCTCGGCCATGATCGCGAATTCCTGACGCGCCAGGACAACCGTGCTGGTGGTGTTCAGGCCCCAGTCCGCGTGCCAGGCGGCTCGGCGACGGTTGTAGCGTCGGCGCTCCAGGTCCCCCAGGGCCGCATACTCCGCGGGGGTCAGGCGGGGCGGGCGTTCGGGGGACTGGTGCGCGCAGTAGGCCGCCCAGTCCTCGCGCGTCAGGATGCTGTTGTCGTCAAAGAGCCGTCGGCTCAGGTCCATGCCGGTCATGGGTCGTCCTCCTCGTCGTCCTCCGCACTCAGGAGATCCTTCAGGTCGTCGTAGAGGCCCCCGTGGTCGCCCGGGTCAAGCGTCTGCAGCCCCCGGGTATGCGGAATGACCACCTTCCGGGTGAGGGGCTCGGTGGGCTCCAGCGGGACGGGCCGCTCCAGGGGGGGCGGGGCCTCCGCGCCGAGCGCCGCCTCGCGGTCCCGCTGCGCCGCCTGCTGGCGGGACTGCGCGTTGCGCTCGGCGCGGCCCAGCTGGCCTCCCTCCGGCTTGCGGTTGAGCTTCAGAAGCTCGTCCATCAGCTGCCCGCGCAGCTGCTGCCTCTCCCCGGCCACCCGGGTGTCGTAGAGGTTGCGGCGCTCGTCGCGCCGGTCGTCCATCGCCCGGTGGTTGTTGAAGCCGTGTTCCCGGAAGGCGGCGCTGGCGGACTCGTACAGCAGATCCTGGAAGGGTCGTGAGGGATGGTCGATATCCACCCAGGGAAGCGCGTGGTAGACGGCCTGCTCTCCCTCAGGGGGGTAGGGGTCCTGGAAGAAGATGTACGAGGGATCGCGCGGGTCCACCAGGAAGGGCCACTGTCCCTCCAACTCGGGGTAGGGGGACTTCGACCC is a genomic window containing:
- a CDS encoding DNA double-strand break repair nuclease NurA, encoding MPHEGERAGVTTSLKRLLSSGEAEKLKSRLQNRAPSEPPQGSSGIAIERPDPAALPRFVIAIDGSQGAVQIEEGFPGAEVGVVTVASVMIDLHKLRDARVRGVPDPRKFRNLHDPHGIEVFLPSTNMVLDECGDARESFRSEFFRVLGEKRLAEDGESLLETYEVLLGLRDDQGAEKLGCPLLGSCTEPDKGHKYHQAKGAYACACSTKELFSTDALRIHESFMDAGSNQTVITECRSVVEHLVLVNYLRYFERKNMWDSIQDVAFVMDGPLAVSGHPAWLAMSIKKEFLRLAEASRRASGVTPIIFGIEKTGMFQEHLKLLDQRVQKTPRSADERPDPRKLTQKGHLEAGRVILVNDAYTKKNIIFKYEPPGTGPYKAYGETSHYGRKVLYKTTSGALITAMPAFLKDGDDDMKAEACCDHFNNLGTMLSLLDALVSNAFRDATIPLVVAHAEASLPARANESVLKRFLLEHQKAGRKA
- a CDS encoding UvrD-helicase domain-containing protein, with protein sequence MPAPHTLTRSSHQQAVLDFVRSGVGHGVVLATAGSGKTFTLTEVAGVLPQDLEARYLAYNAHVARELASRLPRHVRAQTIHALGKRALQARYPGVRQAQVNPGKARKLVRAYIDELQLQHRFAPEDRSDADAFLASLLHFARVNLTDSRDTAAVRALALRYNLTPPADPVLERACLEGVRVLLRRGDQAVEAGNFDFDDMLYVPVVRRLPVPQFDFVLIDEAQDLSPLQLEFTLKTVRPGGRQLFMGDPRQSINGFTGADADAMNRILTRIGGTVLTLPVTYRCPRSHVALAKKLAPEIEAAPGAPEGRVFVIPDTALPKWIQPGDLVLCRYNAPLIGRCLEAIRAGKPAALQGKDLGGTLTGLARRVFLRGLTHWEAQLADHRRAERERIEREVGDATAAAALLAQREDLAESLGHLTRAAVREGARDLQGLAEFMAAFFARSHQTITFSTVHGAKGREADRVFVLHPHLMPAVYARTPEAVIGEACVQFVALTRARRDLIFVEEAGQAPPPLRRGRR
- a CDS encoding DUF2726 domain-containing protein; amino-acid sequence: MTAQPTAPPRESLRVVPPKPMPSPAVRYAELVPADQQVLMVLEAHGGSADMGTLAGALDLPDGALQARLAALAAGGMVHLLPGRCALLDELRSRVQRDLNSAVGARVVLRSEDTVRCPAPHAGERVLRLLCREVFAPHVVRPRVPLRQVLDVQVMNGLLDEADRTFLANASVHVDLVVEHVETEQPLLVLELDGPQHERSPQLERDVRKDRILRVAGLPLLRLWTCEAQPPGEGLTRALLRWRLQSALRDVTFREACHPALREAFRGQPSGPHAADDLPRGDELRALLGDELLTALLGGREACSPAGLARQATLGQIVTNLRATHTDSGIRQWFERARYTLRGESPRDILQGDWNPGDPRVRLVCRLAAAGGSFFAT
- a CDS encoding DNA methyltransferase; the protein is MTLATLPDHSSEGAAAHPSAPGERRLLPAPKPNSATVEARWIRLGPWYAMFPLDFAYEMIQRYTRPGDRVLDPFMGRGTTLAAASALGRIGLGSEINPVAWIYAATKLQAAPKDAVLARLEEIIRLVPAFRIEEVTDLPEAIPEFFEWAFHPEVLKFLLVAREHLDWQENATDRSLMALILLDLHGNEEKSFSNQMRQTKSMSPDYSVAWWREKGLVPRNKDVGAMLQRKIEWRYKFGVITGDRQTRALFGDSTETLKRLKPRIEAKHQLLLTSPPYYGLVNYNRDQWLRRWMLGGPWSNTTRGSNKHERDFANQEDYRQLLLDIFAISRRLLKPDATIVVRTDARKFTLDTTKSVLSTVFPEWNMEENASPFKDPTQTRLFGDRESKPGEVDLILTRHVTL
- a CDS encoding competence protein CoiA family protein; the encoded protein is MTAVPFALDATANVVTALTAPRGARYTCLECSAPLGVRRGEERRWHFFHLPGFERDCGGESVTHRAAKQLLAQALRRELEETGHVTWQQRCAGVKGRCRDSALLPRSFRPVGWTAVVEEATHGDFRFDVAVVAGKRVLFGLEVFFRHAVPEAKAAALDVPWLELLAEDLLAHRPRVPVRGDDGAAQCPACQERARLLEQRAEDDAVRGAVTGAFEDEAQRVADTWAAVLREARAKAEVAAKRTRTASAPAAPQETREGQAPASKQRPLVVEDETARARREQWATMQAWVNERKNSG
- a CDS encoding helicase HerA domain-containing protein translates to MNSPLSTLTEHHTEKLVAKKQALAALMFNSLIQADRYVGEVFSVGFNEFIAQVHDSFRRDVGGIPQGAFLIATRVSPDQSALPFDDEDSEIVLLRVMGPTSLPRDGERQDQRADAVARAMQGDSAWETEVDEYTHNNLSFSGLRCRVLGTLYIEESATAPDGLQLRLGTDIDNFYSGRGMKIYKPSADALKQLVNYRDPEFRSDHPLGDHTVSIASLRYGSTRRNLSSDGVDISITPADLIGQKTALFGMTRSGKSNTTKIIAQAIYELRAMPVPTDASDTPEQAAARAKSNRIGQLIFDPNGEYANENVQDGTNLNPSALKNIHRHLGLTKAAEVVTYGTLPHPKDPDRRLMKINVFGDQLAMTDMLGIKTAEKSGVASNIQKAQEDAYTVLQEKTQMLLIGKAILNELLAPSKETKYIGNFIGTDLAPPDLTMFPPDEAYGRGVRYIRSLLVYRALLAEGGLDAPFRPSTKNLFSKELRDAMRTPLDPKEAALQQEFEEAADILDPKVTPSPSWNDLAIAFKGLDKFLERPEYADFNRKYREDHEGRSWHDSTL